A DNA window from Bos mutus isolate GX-2022 chromosome 11, NWIPB_WYAK_1.1, whole genome shotgun sequence contains the following coding sequences:
- the POMC gene encoding pro-opiomelanocortin: MPRLCSSRSGALLLALLLQASMEVRGWCLESSQCQDLTTESNLLACIRACKPDLSAETPVFPGNGDEQPLTENPRKYVMGHFRWDRFGRRNGSSSSGVGGAAQKREEEVAVGEGPGPRGDDAETGPREDKRSYSMEHFRWGKPVGKKRRPVKVYPNGAEDESAQAFPLEFKREVTGERLEQARGPEAQAESAAARAELEYGLVAEAEAEAAEKKDSGPYKMEHFRWGSPPKDKRYGGFMTSEKSQTPLVTLFKNAIIKNAHKKGQ, translated from the exons ATGCCGAGACTGTGCAGCAGTCGTTCGGGCGCCCTGCTGCTGGCCTTGCTGCTTCAGGCCTCCATGGAAGTGCGTGGTTGGTGCCTGGAGAGCAGCCAGTGTCAGGACCTCACCACGGAAAGTAACCTGCTG GCGTGCATCCGGGCCTGCAAGCCCGACCTCTCCGCCGAGACGCCGGTGTTCCCCGGCAACGGCGACGAGCAGCCGCTGACTGAGAACCCCCGGAAGTACGTCATGGGCCATTTCCGCTGGGACCGCTTCGGCCGTCGGAatggtagcagcagcagcggagttGGGGGCGCGGCCCAGAAGCGCGAGGAGGAAGTGGCGGTGGGCGAAGGCCCCGGGCCCCGCGGCGATGACGCCGAGACGGGTCCGCGCGAGGACAAGCGTTCTTACTCCATGGAACACTTCCGCTGGGGCAAGCCGGTGGGCAAGAAGCGGCGCCCGGTGAAGGTGTACCCCAACGGCGCCGAGGACGAGTCGGCCCAGGCCTTTCCCCTCGAATTCAAGAGGGAGGTGACCGGGGAGAGGCTCGAGCAGGCGCGCGGCCCCGAGGCCCAGGCTGAGAGTGCGGCCGCCCGGGCTGAGCTGGAATATGGCCTGGTGGCGGAGGCGGAGGCTGAGGCGGCCGAGAAGAAGGACTCGGGGCCCTATAAGATGGAACACTTCCGCTGGGGCAGCCCGCCCAAGGACAAGCGCTACGGCGGGTTCATGACCTCCGAGAAGAGCCAAACGCCCCTTGTCACGCTGTTCAAAAACGCCATCATCAAGAACGCCCACAAGAAGGGCCAGTGA